The genome window ggggggatgcaaggTGGACGGAGTAAAAGTTGAGTCAAATGCGATCAAGGAGAGAGAGGCAAACTGTCTGTGGTGAGTTTGCGTACTTACAGGTTGGCCTAGAGGGGGTTCCGCTGTCCTCTTGTTCGGCAGCAGGTATGTGGCGTGTCAGAGATTTGGCCGGCCTGGGGAGGGATGACCTCTTCTCCGGACTTCGGTAAGATCTCTcctgaaaggaaacacaaagcaaGTCAATCAAATCAGGTCGAATCGGACGCTGCCGGATTCCGGCCGCCTTCGGATTCACTTGTTTTACCTTGTCTGCGCATTTGTTCGGCAGAGGGGCTAGATGAGCGCATGCAGAAGTGGGACGGACTTCgataagctccgcctccaccaggGGGTTCCGTTTAAGACTACAGGCAGAACGGGGCCGGGGGTGACCGGACGCCCGACGCTGCAGCGCCATCTTTAACAGAACGGCCCTCGTGGGGCTCTGGGACCGCGACAAGAGGCAGCAAAGCAGGCGGGATGTGAGGATGGCGCATGCAGGAGTGATGGATGaagggaaggatggaggagaaatgaaaatgtttaagCAAATGTGTTAATTCAAAGGATGAAACATTTAGACGGATGCAGAAGAGCATTTTCGTACACAAATGGGAAAGATTAAAGATGGAATTAAAGGCATTTGCGAAGACTCCTTTTGTCCTGGCCCCTAGAGCGCAAATTAAACCCCCTCCTCAAAATCTGCCTGTCGTCTTTTCTTTGACTTAAACACGCCGACTTTCTCTGTTGAGGCTTACGTTAGGGAAGAGGAAGGCATGCgcgacaaaaaaaatcaatactcaCACCAAGGAAAATGACAAAATCGGGTGGACACATGGAATATGTCATGCAACTCTATCGCTTTTATTATGGTCACACTTACTGCGGTCCTCTCCCTGGATTGGTGGGCCACGCTGAGGGGGTACTGGCTTTCTACACCTGCAAAGAGAGCGTCTTGTTGTCGGCGGTCGAGGCAAAACCAACAAAGGCAGGATTTTATGCGAGTGTGAGCTTTCACACGACACAACTCGCACGACCAGAAATGCACGACCGACGCCAGCCAGCCGGCCTGATTTCCAATCACCAGCTGAGCAAACAGCCTCCAACATGCACCCATGTCCAGAAAACGAGAAGGGACATTCAGCATTTATTCACACTGGCATGAGTGAGCAGAAATAAACGAGGCAGGGCGGCAGGAAATACTCCAAGTCTGAGACCAAGTACAAATATGAACGCAAAGATGCAGAGTTCtgaaacaaaaagtaaaagtatttcAGTATGGGTAAGCAGCACATGATGTTTGCCAGCTACATTGCACCTGCGTAAGTCTTCAATAGAGAGAGAGCAAATATCCTTTAGCATATCTTTAAGCGTGGATTCAATTTCCAGTTGAATGACTATTTGCAATTACAAGACAGTATTTGGATTGTTGTCTAAAATGACAGCTTGCAGTGTGTACTTTTAAAATCTGCATGCGCTCTCTCTATCGACAGCATCCGTTCCCGGGGATGTCTTCACCTGTGGCCTTGCGCCTAGCAGAGCCGTGAAGCGGAGCAGGCCCAGGGTGCCTGGCCGCCGCTCTGGCTACACTGATTCGAGACGGGGAGCGACTTTGGAGGGCTGACAATCTTTTCTGCTCAGCCCTCCTCACGCCTACTagcaaagaggagagagagaatgacaccAGCATGCAAATCTCAGGAAAATGCGCTGCAGAAAGTGACATTGCTCAAATGTGCCTTGATTGAAACATCACATTTCTTTTAATATGGGATTGaaacctttcttcttcttcatctcctctcttgGCGGATGGTGGCTGGTTACTTTATGGATTGCTTTACGCTCAATGGTCCCAGGACAGTCCCTTCCTCTGCCAGGGGCCCGTTTAGCGGGTCTGTCCACCACAGGAGCACTGGGAGGACTCTGGACGTGAGGAAGGGCTTCCATAGGCTCAGTCATGATCGTTTTCTCATCATCTGCAGTGGAGAGGGATTAAAAGAGGACTAATGCGCCGCACGCCCAGGTAGCTATGAGATGCAGATCAAGACGTATTAGCAACAAGCTTTATTGTGTATGGAACTATGTAAAATGCATTAATAACTGactaaaacatttgttttacaaaCATTAATTTAAGGAGTTCTTGGTACCTTGTGAATCCATCCAGCCACTGTCTGAATCTAGGAGCGAGACGTCCACGGCAGTTTCATCATTAGCTGCTCGACTGGTCTGGCAGACAACGTCTGAGGTCTCTTCCACCTCCTGGCCAATCTCAAcgtctttcccctcctccttaTCCTCTTCGATCCTCcttttctgctctctctcttcatatACCATGTCAGAACCAGCCTCATCCGTTACTTGGATCCCAGTTCGGTCTTCCTTTAGTGCGATGCCTGCCTTGTTCTcttcaaacacatttatttgacagTCTTCTTCTACCTTATCCTCAGCTGTGCCTTCGTCTCTGGCACCTCGATCAGAGAATGGGGATAAGTACGAAGTATCTGTCGCAGGTTCTCCATCACTGTTTTGTGCACTATGACTCCATTCCTCTCCCCACGACTTGGGGTCTTCTTCCGCCATCTGATCGCCGACCACCAGCTTGACCTGCTCTTGAACCTGCTCCTCCTTTCCAACTTGTTTGATTGGACGTTCTTCTGTTTGATGTGTCACTAGAACTTCAGCTTCCTCTATGATCTCTTGGGGCTCTTCCGCGATCTCAATGTCATCATCTGCATCTTCCTCGACTTGTGCTTGAGGTTTGCCGATGACTGGAGAAGATACGTGTGGCTCTTGGACAGCCTTTGAGGTCTCTCGTTCATCAATTGTTTCCAATCGTTTAGGGGTCACATGCTCAGTTTGAATCTTCTTGACATGCATTTCTGAGCTTTCTGATATTTCTTGTTTGTCGTTTTCTGACTGCCTCTCAGTTTCGGGATGATTATCTGCTTCGATTTTTGGTAAGTCGTCTTTCCGTGCCTTCTCTCCATCAGTCTGTTTTTTTGACAGTATATCCTTTGGGGATTCGGGGGAGGTAGGATTTGCGTAAACCTTGATTTCAGTTTTCGTTACACTGAAAGTAAAGGAATTATTGGGTGGAATCGGCGAAGCTTCTCTAGAAGGGTCTTTTTCAACGTCTACCTCTGGGATTGCTTGGATTTTGATGTCCCCAGGCAAGCCGCTCTCCAAACGCAACTCAGTCAGTCTGTCTTTTGAAGATGATTTTGGGATTCTTAGCCGATCAGGTTTGACTCCACCTGTCACAGCTTTTTCGAGAATCAGGAAAGACTTTACTGGTACATCTTTCTTTTCAAACATTATCTTCTGAGCAACTTCGGGACTAAAACCTTTACGATCTTGTTGCATTACTCTTTCAACACCTCCAACCTCTGTGGCGCCAAGCTCTTGCTCAAAGTCACTCTTGATGGATGGTAAGCGTTGGTGTGGAGCATCCCCAGGACTGGGTGCATCGGCAGGAGAAGGCATTGGCCCACAATACTCACTGAAGATGCAGTAACCCAAGTCCTCAAATTGGCTTTCCAAAGAATTCCCCACCAGAGTCGATGCATCGGCAGGCATGGACTTTCGCCTCATGTGGTCAAGCCCCCTCTTATCCAATGATGGCTGAAGCAGGGCTCCAGCCAGATCCAACATCTCAGTGAGGCTTCCTGAACGTTCAAGTCTAGAATTGTGCTTGTCAGAAGGCAAAGGAGTCTCTCTCTTGTCGAGATCTTCTGCGAGTTCTTTGGTCGCCGGGTTCACCGAGGCAGTTGGAGAAGTGGTACTCTCCACAGGTTGCTCAACGCTTCCACTGATAGGACTTAACCTATCTGGGAAGGCCTGTTTGGTCTGTCCCTCTGAAGACCCAACGGTGATGTTTAGGGAGGGACCCCTCTGTTCCGATGACATcgcaacaggaagtgattgttgTCGTCTCTCCCCGAGCGTTTGTGTAATACCTTCAGTTTCTCCTCTTAACTTCCTCTCCGCTGTCGCGCTCAGTTCATAGTAGCTCTGGGTTTTTGATGAATGCCCTTCTTGATTTTTTGAGGACGTCTCAATGCATGTTTTTGCTGCTGACCCGTTGTCAGCAAAAATAACTGACAAGACTTCCAACTCTTGAACAAGCTCCGGATTGGGACTGAAAGCTTCCTGCTTTTGATCTACTGTTCTAAAGTCATCTGATGGTATCTCAGGCATCCTCGTGTCTCCACCACCATCTCGGCCCTCCACACTTATCTCTTCAGCGGCTGTTGACTTCTCCGAGATATAATCCATATGGGCTTCAGGCTTTGCTCTTTCAACTTCAAACTCTTTCTTGTGCAGCAGCACAACTTGAGTGCCATCATCTTTTTCAGCGGAGTCAGACGATGCCTTATTGATAGATTCTTCTGGCTGGGCTGTGAGTTTGAACGATAACCGTACAACTTTCTGCCAAGTCACATGAGCTAAAAATAAATTTCTTGAATCAACCACAAAAGCTAGCCAATACAGTCAAGCGGAAGCCTTTGCACACGCAGCAGCGTATTGTGTAGCAGGCCACAACAACGCAGGGGAAGGGATGGGGGCACAGCACCGAGATAGCGTGCAGAACTGGAATGAAGGAATGAGTTGCTTGATGTTAGATGGCAAAAATGTACTTAAATACTGTTCCCATTGCGGTTCGTAATGACTGGCTCCATAGCCTGAGGAAAAAGTAAATGTACTTTTGGTTGAAATAACCCGATCAGTAAGGATGAAGAGACGCGTCCAACGAGGTTGGGTTGTTGTTCTTTGTAACAATAGGAGAACAGAAATAGTCTTTGCCTTGGATGGAATGAAGCCGATACAGAAACTCAAAGCAAGCGATAACAGATGTAAAATACATTCAGCGCTGATCCACGAAGTACCGGTTTCATCGGAAACTTCTTCTTGCACAGAAGAATTTAACAAAACTTACATAGAGATATAGAAACGACATCCTAGAGTCTGCAATGCTTACGATATTTGCATTTGCAATGTAgttggcaataaaaaaaaaaatgcataaatgatCAACCACGACATGGTTGATCAGGCGTTCCGGTGTTGCACCAATGACGAGCGAATGGTTATGCATCTGCGTGAGAAAAGCTCAATGCTGCGTCGCGTCATCATCTTGCGGATGGAAACTGCTGGCGTTGAAgcaaaagatgaagaggaaattGGGAACAATAAAAGCCGTGGGAAGTATGACAGCGGAGCCCGAGCTACATCACATTTCACAAGTCAGGGAAATTCTCTTTACCTGGGAGCAGAGGCAATGGATAGACATTCACCCCAACACACTTTCATTGTTCGTCCACATGGTGTGGATGCACacaaaattcacacacacacctttttctGACGGGCTGTGTTCACTCTGATGACTTCCACCATTGACGACCTCAGGTGTCTGGGCTTGCTGGCAGCCCAAAGCCTGGGGTTCTGTTAAAAAATCTGTCTGTTCTAAGAGGGCGACTCCCGACTCCTCATGCGCCCCTTCCTCCCGGTAACTGTGTGGCCCCTGCGgagcctcctcctcatcctcaacCTCTACTTTACCTTCTTTGAGCAAGGAAAGGAGACACATAGGATGAGACGTGGATGACAAGAAACACTTTCAGCTCTGAGGGAGATGCATGGGATGCAATCGACACATCCTAGTCTAGTTTGCACGATGGCAGAGATTAATAGCTTACCTCGTTTTAGCCCTAAAACATGCAGGGAGACAGTTTGGTGATTGATTGCATGCTACATGCCAGGAGGAAATGATTAGACACACTGCTATCGCTAAGTGACGAGCTGAAAGCCGATCTCTGATTCCCTCACTGAGGAAATCAAGAGACGCGTCGGGCAAAAGGAGCGACAGACTTCGTGAAAGGGAAGCAGCTTCGCGGCAGGTGACGCCCTAGCATAAAGGGTGGAAGGACTTTGGCTTTCGGGATGTGTTAGAAAACttagaggaaacaggaagtgtggcGCATGCTGCAGCCTCCTGAAAGGTGACAAAGGTGCAAAGCGACAGGTGGCCCTGGCGTTAGACGCTAAGGGGCCAGAGAGCGTTTCTAACCATGCAGGCGGCCGCTACGCTGTCGGGGATGTGATCACTTAGAACCTTATCGTGTTAACGCTGGAGACGTTTTCCACCACTCTCACCACCGTTCACGCAGTGTGGCTGAAAGTGTGTCGGTGTACCTGTCGCCACCGGGCCGATCTGCTCAGCGGccggagaggggggaggggagggaggcaaATTGGTGGAGTCATCCACTgcgaagggagagagagagagatagagagatagagacaaCACTGGGATGACAAGACATGGATGGGAAGGAGGAAATGAAGACTGGATTTGTCCTGATCATTGgcgcttcttcctctttctacGGAGGATCCATTCCCGGCTGACATCACTGTCCTGAAGCTTCCCATAGATAATAGATTATTTTACCTGTGCCAGATCTACAAACAAGACTAACGGGATTTGTTCTCCCAAGTTTGTTTTTGGGAATCGGTCCCCCTTCTCCTGGCATCTTGGGAAGCGACGGCGTTAACCCACGTCCGTCTGGTAGGATGTAAAGTCACATCCCAGGTGGAATGCCCACCTGATGCCACACATTCTCACTCACAAGCGCGCTGCACCCGTGTTCGTACCCGTCGTTCCAGGATGTGCGGCGGCCCCGCCGTGGTACCCGTTCTCCCTGTAGGCGGAGTATCCATTCTCGCTGTTCTCCGGGCCGTTGGAGGACCAGTGATCGTCCGGCTGCCGACCATCTGCCATGCCTGCCTGCTGGGACACCAAGTGGGGGGACAGGTCACCCATCGGAAGGAAAAGTGAATGCATgcagaggaaggaagggaaTTAGGGTTGTCTGGGATTGTGGCATGTTCACAAATCAGCCACCAGAGGGAGGACGGGCTGCATTATTCCAATGCCGGCTTCGCCTTTGTCTCCACAGCCACGTGCTGAAGGACGGGGAGGGCGGAAAAGCTGCACCCATTCGCTTTTAAAAGTGTAGCTCTATTTGTTTCCGACTCTTCCACTCTTCTTCAATGCTCCTTAAAATACGATGCATGCACAACCCAAAGAAAGATGTCAGCCgatggaatggggggggggggggggaaacaacacGAACACACCTCAGCGTAGATGAGGAGGTTgctaccatggcaaccaggactggtcctctggggggggggctgtcggaTCCCAATACGTCCGAGCATTTATCCCTGCCGGATGGATCCCTCTGAGGCGAGAAGGTGTCCCGGCAGGCcggaagcgcccccccccccctccagattcACCGGGCTTCCCGCGACACTTGACTCAACCCCAGTCAATAATCCGAGCTCCCGCCCGCCATCACGCAATATGGGTCACTCGTCACGCCTCCGTGGAGCGCCGCTCACATCGGAATGTCACCACGCATTTAGAAGGGAGGATGGAATCTCGGGCAGCCAAGTCTTAGTAGGCCAACCTGGCCTTAATCCCTAGCGTGAGCgcccaagtgtgtgtttgtctgtgtctgGTTGGAACCTTGTGGCCCATCTTCaaaagctaaatatatatttgttcgAATAATCCGTCATTTCAACCTGATTTCAACTTGATTCGGCTGCGAATGCGCCGTGTTTGGGAAGCCTTGTCGAATGAGGCAGgaattttagaaaaaaaaaagagccaataGAAGGTGATGGCGGATTACGTTTCGCCGACTCAACACGACGTGTGGGAGCTCGGAGCATAATGAGCTCTTCCGACAAAGTGTGAATTCACTGTGTATGTGGTGAACGCAATGAGGAGCGCGCCTCCCTGTAGAGGAGGTGCTGGGAGGACTCCCCTCCCTGCAGATTAAGTACCGTACTGTGCGGAGTGGAGGAGCAGCGAGATTATGGCTCATTCGCAGGGTGTGAAAGAGGCTCctttaaatacagtatttaatCTGGGTAATCTGGATTTGCGTGTTCACACAGATTACAAAGAAGTACTGATCAATGGATTTAGCGGTTGTTTgtccacaaaaacaaatcctgcaaAATGCCGTCGGCTCCTTTTCAGCCTTCAGATCCCGTCGGAAGAGTCGATCCATCACGGCGCCCCCAACCCCGCGCTGATGTCACTGTTCCCATGGCGACATAAGAACAAAGGGTGGGCGGGTGGGATGCTGGCTGTAGGAAGCGGCCTGTGACCGTGTTATGGATTGTGAAATGGGTCGCGGTCGAGCTGGAAAATCACAAAAACACGAGCTCCCGCCCCGAATCAATCGCCCTTGGAGATTCCCACGTGTTGCCGAGCGTAATCCCGCCTGTATTATGTATCCGTGGGCAGCCAAAGCTAATCATGTGGCTGAGTGCCGCCACTTGGACCTGACTCCCGGGCCCCATGAgtcatgggaaaagtgagtgtgGAATGTCACGGAGTCGAAGGAGTGCATAGTTCACCCTCTGGCGACGCTCCAGACCTCGATgttcttgctttttcttttggtttCTTTTGAACAGATCGTACAAAAACAATTTTTACGAAAATGAAGAGTTTCGAGTGGCGGCAAAACCCTGCAAAAGAGCTACTTTTCCACGATTTATTAAATCACCAACCTTGAGTTGCTTCCTTCGCTTACGGATGCAATGGGGAGAGCGCTGCGTCGGGGCGTCCTGTCAGACCTGCAGAGGAAAGGGAatgcaaatgtcaaaaataCGGCGTTAAAGGCGATTCCATTAGCTAATTGATGCTAATTCTTGTGCAAACAGTAGtatatgctaagctaagataaTAACGCTCTAAGTATATCTCACAAAGTATGAGCTCAATGTGCTTCCAATAATGAAGCCTTACTTTaaaccttgggggggggggggcaagttaATTATCGTGAccacagaggtcagaggaggaaTGCCAGTCACgtaaaaaagcaataaaagagACTATTTCTCATCAACAAGTGGATTACAAGTGAATATGTCATCCCTGTGCCAGCGAGACGGACTCTCCCTGAGCTGTTTTTGGGATTTGTCAAATTCTTGGATGGGTCCTTTGGGGGGGGCGATCTAAGGTCAGCCTGAGGATCAGGCCAGACATGAAGAAAGACGGATTTGTTCTGGTTTGGGACCGTAAAAGAGGTCGAAAAGGGAGCATcctgttaacattaaaactctgAAAGGACCATCGGGATGGGGGGGCTCTGGTGCCAAAACCGCAGTTtggctggaggaagaaagagatggacgatgaagacgaggggcggagagagagggattcTCCAAACAGGAAGGAGCGTGATTTATTGGGGATGAGAGGCGCCTGCAGTGTGGAAGAGAAGGAAATGGAGTACACAGTGGAGGGAAGACAAGTATTCCGACTTACAGATAGTTCCTGTATATCGCAAATGacttttcatttgtctttgctttggatttgtcaaaataaaagcatgtctgGTGAGCTTTTTGGTCTTGCGTTCCGCCGCACTCTTGGCGTTTTAATTTGAAGGGGCTATGCCAGCGCAACGGAAAGCAAAAAAAGAGGATGTGGATTGAAATTGACATTTAACCTTCTCAAAGACGGCGAGATGGGGAAGAAAAGAACGAGACcacagtctcagcagagtcatcagccgccgcagCCCGCCTCTGGACTCCATGGCAGATCTCTGTTATAATCGCTATCTTGACGTCCACCGAAGACCTTCGGGACGTGTTGCCCAGTTTAAACGGTCCAGACCTGCAGACGCACGGCTCATTCAGTAGATTAAAAAAACGAAGCTAATCTGTGCGTTCTAAATCTACAAGCTCAAAAACACGTGCAAACAGCTAGCTGCCGGCAATCCAGGCATGGACCAGGTGCGGGTTCACGCACCGCGAGGCAACAGCTGCACTTGAGTCTTAGATGGGTGCCAGAACCGGTTTCCGTCAATCTGCATTGGAGGGTTCTGAATGGCCTCGGGGAATCGCACGTCGTCAACCAAAGCGAGAGGAGAAGCTGGCCCGGAATGACGCCTGCAGGCCAAGATTTTGACATTCCCATTCGCTTCGCCCCTTCTTTACTCTGACTTGGACTTGAAAAGGCCTTCAGGACATTCCCGCTCCGGAGCGAGGCTTTCTAAATTCTGCTCGGGACGTTTGATTTCAGGAGGGGGGCTTCGCCACGTCTGAACACAAGAAGTGTTTGTGTCACATTAATTCGAAGGGATACGGCGCTCATCCCCTCCCAAGGGAATGGAGCTCCGAGATAAAGCTCTATccgagaaaagaaaatcctgtgAAGCACGTTTCATtctccctcggggggggggtcaactgAGGGTCGCATTATGGATGCATGAAGCCTTCAAATGGTGCAGCGTTGGGGTATATGGGGTATGTCTTCCTGTCCTGGCGCACATTGGGAAGCATGGGAAGCactgagacaaagaaagagagcgGGAATTCCCGTCCCGGTTCTCACGTGGCAGGTTCGCGAGTTTATTAACGTCAACCTGTCCCTGACGGAGGAAATAAATGAGCccataaaaataacaacagtaTGGCGAGACTGGATTTCCAGAGACACTCCCGAACACGATGGCCAAACCTCACGGCGACCGCCGACGTCGATGCGAGGCTGATTCATAAAGGAGCGAGTCATGCAGTTCACAAAAAACCACTTATAAAattagaggaagaggaggaataaCCCGAGGCGGGCCTGCTCTTTCCATCCCACATCACATCCTCTCCCAGTCCCATCATTAGCTTGTACTGGGAGGTCATTAGTGGAAGGCTGTAATCAAGCTGTCAGGATCGGGGGGGGAGTTTAAGCGAGACAATTCAAATGTCACAGGCAAAATGATGCTGCGGTAAAATCAAATTACGAGTTTCAAGAAGCCGAGGTTTTTGccggtttgggggggggtaagaggAGGGAATAAGGGAAGGTTGGGTGGCATGGAAGGGAGAGGCTCGGCGCTCCGGTGAGCGAGCGACTGCAGGCGCCGATTAAAGAAGGAGGCCCGTTCtagcagctgcagagacactAACGTCTAATCTCCCTCCGGCGCCTGGAGTTCGTCGCACAAACGTTAATCGTCGGCTGCCGAACTGTCAGCGGGCAAAGTttccagctgcacctgcagcgCTTTAGCTCGATGctaaacagaaatgttttttttttttttttactgccagCCTTAGCCTTGCGGCCGGTGCCACCTTCACACGCTCGCCCGGACACGGACCTGGTCGCCCCTTTCGGACTTTAAAGGATCTGATCGACGCTCTAGCTCTGCATCTTGGGCGGGATTACAAGAGCAATCTCTTCACGGTTGGAGGTCAAAGTCTTATTTCCAACAGCTGACCCATTTGGCGGAccgttatttttttttttttttttggtcgttTACTCCCGAGAGCAAATCAGATCCAAGACAACGGCAGTCCTAATTGGCTGAATCCCATCTGATCCGAATGTTTGTTAGCAGCCGCTCGTCTGCCAcaagaaacagacaggaagtggcgaGACGCAGCCACGTGTTTTTTATGGGCTTGATGAAGCTTGTGTCGGTTTTACGACATAACATGTATATGCCAACTGTGTAAACTGGCTTCGCGCTGACCACAGGGTGTAGCCGGATCCCAAACGGATCCACGGGAAAAAAAACGCTGCCCTCTCTGTCGTCCACAGTCGCGAGAGAATCCCGGAACTGGAAGGACAGGCGAATGACGGAGCTCCCTGTTTCCAAGCCACTTCCTGGTGATGGAAGTCCGGAGACGGCCTCAATGTGCCATCTGCTCTAAATTAGCGCCTCCGCAGGGAGAGCGCGGCGATACCGGTGATCCGACGCAAAGGGTTTGCAGCTTCGGTTAgaaggtttcttcttcttctactcttCTTTATTGCATTTCTTGAAAGtgaacaccttttttttttttgtcctgcttGAAATGCAAGAATTCCAGACGGCGAGCAGAACATATCCTGTAGCTCGGAATCATTTGGGCATGGACTTAATCCTTCCTGGATAATAACTGGGTGTTTCAGTCGCCTGACTGGACCCAACTGTTGCCTAGGCTTTTGGTTATGCTAATGTTTCCCAGGGGGTTCTGGGGTTTGGCATGGATCATCCATGTTCTGCCCAAGCTTTTCCTCACTCCCAGCAGCTTAAATATGGGAGCCCCGGTCCGGGAGCGGTTTGCTTGCCAGCGTGACACGTCCCGGTCCGCCGATTCGGGACTTACATTTGCGGTCTTGGCCGTTTTCACCGCTACCTTTTTTGAGCAGTGAAATTCTATATAATCCTCTCAAGCCAAAAAAATACGACGTGATCCGCAAGCCAAGTTCGGCACCTTCAGGGTCAAACGGTCACCAGTTTCGTTCTCAGCTCATTGCTGAATAAATCGATCCAGACGGGGGCGTTAATGAGCGGCGGGACGACCTCAGACGGTGGGAATAGGGATGGAACTTTGGGCGTTCAtgtttcatccagcagtttttagACTAATAGAAGTCACGCAAATGAAAAGAATTGTTTGGGTTATTTCAAATAACGCTGATTAAATGGGAATAAAAGGCCAAATGATTAAATATGTCTGTTAGTTAATGTCCTGAGTTGAACCCAAATCAAACTGAGGCCTTTTCACAATCCGAAAGTCCTGCTCTGcgacatttgatttgatttatagATTTCCCGACGTGACTTATGTCTGCAGACAAACCAGATGTGAGTCTTTATCGTTGCCTTCTGCATGTGCAGAACTGATGTCGGAGGCGGAAGTCACCGGCCGGGAGTGGAAACATCTCGCTTCTGGCatcaagatgggggggggggggggggaaagctcGAGATGCTGAACACAAGAGGCGTTGGACGAGCAAGAGCGAGGAATAAAAACGCTAGCTACACACCGGCCGATGTTTCCGATGGACGCCCATATATACCAAATGCACGTCAGTGGAGGCGGGGCCGAGATGCAGGCGTGCAAGCGAGATGCTGCCAAGTGTAAACGCCAATAAACGACAAACAAGCGCCCGTCGGAGTCGACGGCTGTCAAACCTCGAGGGGCGACGCCGCCATTCAGGCCGGGCCGGAGAAACCGCGCCGTCAGTGAAGCATCCAAAACAAGCAAACTCTTTCCCTCCGCTCCGATCCCGCCCCGAAGGGAATGAGTCATTGTTTGAAGCCCGGGAATAGAGACGTGTTGATACGTTGGGTGAACGGGGTCAGCGGCGGCGTTATGAATGAATGCAATGTGTGGGGAAATAAATCCTGGAAAAGCAGGCCGTCGATTTCCTTTTCGACCGTTGAGTTGAGCGACTCCTTCCTCTGTAGCACGAGTCTGGATCGCAGGCGGTGCAGACCCGAATATAACATGTCAAACTAACCtcctaacaaaaaaaacaaaagtaatcAAACCCGGGACTCAAACCGTGACGTCATCCAAACAGTGAATATTTGACACGTAGCCGTCTTTGATGCTT of Brachionichthys hirsutus isolate HB-005 chromosome 24, CSIRO-AGI_Bhir_v1, whole genome shotgun sequence contains these proteins:
- the LOC137912260 gene encoding microtubule-associated protein tau-like, whose product is MADGRQPDDHWSSNGPENSENGYSAYRENGYHGGAAAHPGTTVDDSTNLPPSPPPSPAAEQIGPVATEGKVEVEDEEEAPQGPHSYREEGAHEESGVALLEQTDFLTEPQALGCQQAQTPEVVNGGSHQSEHSPSEKAAKTCIETSSKNQEGHSSKTQSYYELSATAERKLRGETEEGQTKQAFPDRLSPISGSVEQPVESTTSPTASVNPATKELAEDLDKRETPLPSDKHNSRLERSGSLTEMLDLAGALLQPSLDKRGLDHMRRKSMPADASTLVGNSLESQFEDLGYCIFSEYCGPMPSPADAPSPGDAPHQRLPSIKSDFEQELGATEVGGVERVMQQDRKGFSPEVAQKIMFEKKDVPVKSFLILEKAVTGGVKPDRLRIPKSSSKDRLTELRLESGLPGDIKIQAIPEVDVEKDPSREASPIPPNNSFTFSVTKTEIKVYANPTSPESPKDILSKKQTDGEKARKDDLPKIEADNHPETERQSENDKQEISESSEMHVKKIQTEHVTPKRLETIDERETSKAVQEPHVSSPVIGKPQAQVEEDADDDIEIAEEPQEIIEEAEVLVTHQTEERPIKQVGKEEQVQEQVKLVVGDQMAEEDPKSWGEEWSHSAQNSDGEPATDTSYLSPFSDRGARDEGTAEDKVEEDCQINVFEENKAGIALKEDRTGIQVTDEAGSDMVYEEREQKRRIEEDKEEGKDVEIGQETSRAANDETAVDVSLLDSDSGWMDSQDDEKTIMTEPMEALPHVQSPPSAPVVDRPAKRAPGRGRDCPGTIERKAIHKVTSHHPPREEMKKKKVGVRRAEQKRLSALQSRSPSRISVARAAARHPGPAPLHGSARRKATGEDIPGNGCCVESQYPLSVAHQSRERTACAILTSRLLCCLLSRSQSPTRAVLLKMALQRRASGHPRPRSACSLKRNPLVEAELIEVRPTSACAHLAPLPNKCADKERSYRSPEKRSSLPRPAKSLTRHIPAAEQEDSGTPSRPTSFQSRADNRSGRSPGMAGTESARSRSVRSGASTPGSAVTPGTPPSYSCRTPGSRTPGSHTPKSFSVLQEKKVAVIRTPPKSPSSAQRQLKVLNQPLPDLKNVKSKIGSTANLKHQPKGGQVMIPSVKLDFSHVQAKCGSLDKIQYAAGGGNVQIQTKKVDVSHVTAKCGSMSNIHHRPGGGNVRIDNTKLDFKDKAYAKVGSLSNTSHTPGGGNIMIESHKLMFRETAKARVDHGAEIVVTHPPGVEVGGTSPHLSSAGSISLLESPQLSTLAHDVTAALAKQGL